From Acidiferrobacterales bacterium, the proteins below share one genomic window:
- a CDS encoding Fic family protein: MWIHEHHDWPNFVWDVETITPKLADIRYRQGRLLGRMEGLGLELRQEANLNTLNYDAVQSSAIEGMKLDPKDVRSSIARKLGIGVAGLAPTDRNVEGIVDILLDATQHFSRPLTKKRLCHWQAVLFPTGNSGFSPIVVGEWRTMASGPMQVVSGPLGRMNVHFEAPDANQLENEMQMFMDWFNNSHDIDPVLKAGIAHFWFVTVHPFEDGNGRVARAIGDMALARADGVAERFYSLSAQIASEREDYYDQLEKQQRSTLEITGWLEWFLDCLGRAISNAETTAGNVLYKAQLWQLINQRPVGERQRLIINRMLEHDFTGYMNTSKYAKLAKCSNDTALRDIQDLKERGILIQNSGGGRSTSYRLRNQIE; the protein is encoded by the coding sequence ATGTGGATACACGAACATCACGATTGGCCAAATTTCGTTTGGGATGTCGAAACCATTACCCCGAAGCTGGCTGACATACGCTATCGCCAGGGTCGTCTTCTAGGCCGAATGGAAGGTCTTGGACTTGAGCTCAGGCAAGAGGCCAATCTTAATACCTTAAATTACGATGCTGTCCAGTCCTCGGCGATTGAGGGTATGAAACTCGACCCGAAAGATGTTCGCTCATCTATTGCACGAAAACTAGGGATTGGGGTTGCCGGACTTGCGCCAACCGACCGTAATGTGGAAGGCATTGTGGATATCTTGCTGGATGCAACACAGCATTTTTCCAGACCTCTGACGAAGAAACGGTTGTGTCACTGGCAAGCTGTGCTGTTTCCGACTGGGAACAGCGGCTTCAGTCCTATCGTTGTCGGCGAATGGCGCACAATGGCTTCAGGACCGATGCAGGTAGTCTCCGGTCCTTTAGGTCGTATGAACGTTCACTTTGAAGCGCCGGACGCAAATCAACTGGAAAACGAAATGCAAATGTTTATGGACTGGTTTAACAACAGTCATGACATAGACCCTGTGCTCAAGGCTGGCATTGCTCATTTTTGGTTTGTGACTGTCCATCCCTTTGAAGACGGGAATGGTCGGGTCGCCAGGGCTATCGGTGACATGGCTCTGGCACGCGCGGATGGCGTAGCGGAGCGATTCTACAGCTTATCTGCCCAGATTGCATCCGAACGCGAGGATTATTACGACCAACTTGAAAAACAACAGCGAAGCACACTGGAAATCACAGGCTGGCTGGAATGGTTCTTGGATTGTCTGGGACGAGCCATATCGAATGCAGAAACTACCGCTGGTAACGTTTTGTACAAAGCACAACTTTGGCAGTTGATTAATCAACGGCCCGTTGGTGAACGTCAGCGGCTGATCATCAATCGCATGCTTGAGCATGACTTTACCGGATATATGAACACATCCAAATATGCGAAGCTTGCAAAGTGCTCCAATGACACTGCTCTCAGGGATATTCAGGACCTGAAAGAGCGTGGCATCTTGATTCAGAACTCCGGGGGAGGACGCAGCACAAGTTACAGATTACGCAATCAGATTGAATAA